The following proteins are co-located in the Macadamia integrifolia cultivar HAES 741 chromosome 3, SCU_Mint_v3, whole genome shotgun sequence genome:
- the LOC122073987 gene encoding geranylgeranyl transferase type-2 subunit alpha 1, with product MHGRPRQAPKPDDTVSAAKAAQLRTLQDQLLQLHHDKIYTKEALEIGAKLVEVNPEHYTAWNFRKLAVENILRSETDLDAIKAILNQELRVVESALRRNFKCYSAWYHRKWVLNKGHLSLDQEFRLLDQFQRLDSRNFHAWNYRRYVASLKNLSLEEELKFTTDMIDTNFSNYSAWHNRSVLLSDLLKQKVQGFAHREKVLTEEYELVHQAIFTDPDDQSGWFYHLWLLDQTVRPDSPVLIASWPPQDSDLMVSFEHNLSGGVMSPFRSVCSDKGVFPVVLYFNQAVGGVDSSAITIEYMFNKNEGLTWMPLSTDNSGSAQAWVTYLNFPDVKELSKSYPVEVRFGHSQGIVTSSGCHYCHSSQFAFTVSLHSIDPERSEVGSNIEMVVWKDDNFSGNVRPIWDLSSIVSFDNLIIDKECEQKAYSWHAETIANEIALFRELLSEIDCKIGKLTLARLLMAYDAMMSYQLPSQQKRIHSEEVLDLFIDLMKLDPCHSRYYKDEHSLVLMDQVTSTSDSLLTYCSQYSDQSSLSLHNLICLRLKNMSLSRIGFSERLLWVQMLDLSHNELHSIEGVEAMQLLSCLNLSNNKLRSLTALEPLRLLKSLKVLDISYNEIGAHSIDTTRYLCASPLSHAVGTDWKINEIVTDGVSVREYWEAVVVFKGLHLTQLDALGNAIADERFKILLSKVLPCLKWLDGEELH from the exons ATGCACGGGCGTCCTCGGCAGGCTCCGAAACCAGACGACACAGTTTCAGCTGCAAAAGCTGCTCAACTGCGAACCCTCCAGGATCAACTTCTCCAACTTCATCATGACAAGAT CTACACTAAGGAAGCCCTAGAAATCGGAGCGAAACTTGTAGAAGTAAATCCCGAACACTACACTGCTTGGAATTTCAGAAAGCTAGCTGTGGAAAATATACTCCGATCAGAAACCGATCTCGACGCCATTAAAGCTATTCTCAATCAAGAACTACGAGTC GTAGAGAGTGCGTTGAGACGAAATTTTAAGTGCTACTCAGCTTGGTATCATCGCAAATGGGTTTTGAACAAAGGACATCTTTCTCTCGATCAGGAATTCCGACTTTTGGATCAATTCCAGAGACTGGATTCTCGAAATTTCCACGCATGGAATTACCGGAG ATATGTTGCGTCTTTGAAGAACCTATCGCTGGAAGAGGAGCTCAAGTTTACCACGGACATGATCGATACAAATTTCAGCAATTATTCTGCGTGGCATAATCGTAG TGTACTTTTGTCTGATTTGCTGAAGCAGAAGGTTCAAGGATTTGCTCATAGGGAAAAAGTTCTGACAGAAGAATATGAGCTTGTACACCAAGCTATTTTTACAGATCCAGATGACCAAAGTGGGTGGTTTTATCATCTGTGGCTTCTGGATCAAACAGTTAGACCAGATTCTCCAGTGCTGATTGCCTCTTGGCCACCTCAGGATTCAGATCTGATGGTATCTTTTGAGCATAACTTGAGTGGTGGTGTAATGTCTCCATTCAGAAGTGTTTGTTCTGATAAAGGGGTTTTTCCTGTCgttctttattttaatcaagCTGTTGGAGGAGTAGACTCTTCAGCAATAACCATTGAATACATGTTCAATAAGAACGAAGGTCTTACTTGGATGCCGCTTTCAACAGACAACTCAGGAAGTGCCCAAGCTTGGGTAACATATTTGAACTTTCCTGATGTCAAAGAGCTCTCAAAATCTTATCCAGTTGAAGTTAGGTTTGGACATTCTCAAGGTATTGTCACTTCAAGTGGGTGCCACTATTGTCATTCTTCCCAATTTGCATTTACTGTGAGTTTACACTCAATTGATCCAGAACGTAGTGAAGTGGGGTCTAATATTGAAATGGTTGTGTGGAAGGATGACAATTTCAGTGGTAATGTAAGACCTATCTGGGACTTGAGTTCTATTGTTTCTTTTGACAACCTTATAATTGACAAGGAATGTGAGCAAAAGGCCTATAGCTGGCATGCTGAGACTATAGCTAATGAGATAGCTCTCTTCCGGGAGTTGTTGTCAGAGATAGACTG TAAAATTGGAAAGCTTACCCTGGCACGACTTTTAATGGCTTATGATGCGATGATGTCGTACCAGTTGCCTTCTCAACAGAAGAGGATTCATTCTGAAGAAGTTTTGGATCTATTTATTGACTTGATGAAGTTGGACCCTTGTCATTCTAGATATTACAAGGATGAACACAGCTTAGTTCTCATGGATCAG GTGACCTCCACAAGTGATTCTTTGCTGACGTACTGCAGCCAGTATAGCGACCAAAGTTCTTTAAGTCTACACAACTTGATCTGCTTACGACTCAAGAATATGTCACTATCACGAATTGGATTTTCCGAGCGTTTACTATGGGTACAAATGTTAGATCTCAGCCACAATGAACTTCATTCTATTGAAG GTGTGGAAGCAATGCAACTTCTCTCCTGTTTGAATCTaagcaacaacaaactcagAAGTCTTACTGCACTGGAGCCTTTGAGACTGCTAAAATCTTTAAAAGTGTTGGATATCTCCTACAATGAGATTGGTGCACATTCTATTGACACAACTAGGTATTTGTGTGCATCTCCCCTGTCACATGCGGTAGGAACTGATTGGAAGATTAATGAAATTGTTACTGATGGTGTTAGTGTGAGAGAGTATTGGGAGGCTGTGGTGGTCTTTAAAGGCTTACATTTAACACAGTTAGATGCACTTGGGAATGCAATCGCTGATGAAAGATTTAAGATATTGCTGTCCAAGGTTCTTCCTTGCCTCAAGTGGCTTGATGGTGAAGAATTACACTAA
- the LOC122072573 gene encoding serine/threonine-protein kinase WAG1-like — protein sequence MDEETICPSDTDLDFSFTSCTSNTSTDRRTFTSSSARSSLTLSFNESRLSTTTTNSGARHHQIRSNPHWSAINAATNLSSDGSLRLHHLKLIRHIGTGNLGRVFLCRIKDYDGDNFALKVVDKEALTAKKLSHVQMESQILSTVDHPFLPTLYAHLEVSHYSCLLIDYCPGGDLHALLRKQPENRFRVNTVRFFAAEVLVALEYLHAQGVVYRDLKPENVLIRDDGHIMLSDFDLCFKADVVPTIETTTTTTSSVIRSTMSKKKSRYRYYYGCLGRRRRWRMERKVEVKREFVAEPTAAFSKSCVGTHEYLAPELVSGNGHGNGVDWWAFGVFMYELLYGRTPFMGPTKEATLRNIASSRQFRLPGSAGEEGEEEARDLIHRLLVKDPRGRLGCAKGATDIKRHPFFDGIKWPLIRTYRPPEEVRGLLGLRRKSTLMSSRVSATCSSSSSRRRHWPWTWKGLGDLLKSRRVSKVTLDMNYH from the coding sequence ATGGACGAAGAAACCATTTGCCCTTCAGATACCGATCTAGACTTCAGCTTCACCAGCTGTACTTCCAATACCTCCACTGATCGCCGCACCTTCACCTCATCTAGTGCTCGCAGCAGTCTCACCCTCAGCTTCAACGAGTCCCGcctctccaccaccaccaccaactccGGAGCACGACACCACCAGATCAGATCCAACCCACATTGGTCCGCAATTAACGCCGCCACCAACCTCTCCTCCGACGGCTCCTTACGCCTCCACCACCTTAAGCTCATCCGCCACATCGGCACCGGCAACCTTGGCCGTGTCTTCCTCTGCCGTATAAAGGACTACGATGGCGATAACTTCGCCCTTAAGGTGGTCGATAAAGAAGCCCTTACAGCCAAGAAGCTCTCCCACGTCCAGATGGAATCTCAAATTCTCTCCACCGTCGATCACCCATTCCTTCCCACCCTCTACGCTCATCTCGAGGTTTCCCATTATTCGTGTTTGCTGATCGATTACTGTCCCGGTGGGGACCTACATGCCTTACTTCGTAAACAACCGGAGAATCGTTTCCGAGTTAACACGGTTAGGTTCTTTGCGGCGGAGGTGCTGGTGGCGTTAGAATATCTACACGCGCAGGGAGTGGTTTACCGAGATTTGAAGCCAGAGAACGTCTTGATTAGAGATGATGGACATATTATGCTGTCGGACTTTGACTTGTGCTTCAAAGCCGATGTGGTCCCCACCATCgaaacaacaacaaccaccacGTCATCGGTTATCAGGTCAACGATGTCGAAGAAAAAGAGCCGTTATCGTTACTATTACGGCTGTTTGGGGAGGCGGCGCCGCTGGAGAATGGAGCGGAAAGTGGAAGTGAAGAGGGAGTTTGTGGCGGAGCCCACGGCGGCGTTCTCGAAATCGTGCGTGGGAACACACGAGTACCTTGCGCCGGAATTGGTGAGTGGTAACGGTCACGGTAATGGAGTAGACTGGTGGGCCTTTGGGGTGTTCATGTACGAGTTATTGTACGGGCGGACGCCGTTTATGGGTCCGACTAAAGAGGCTACACTGCGTAATATAGCATCGTCCAGGCAATTTAGGCTCCCGGGGAGTGCTGGGGAGGAGGGGGAAGAGGAGGCCAGAGATCTTATACACAGGTTGCTAGTGAAGGACCCGAGGGGGAGGCTAGGGTGCGCTAAGGGTGCCACTGATATCAAGAGGCACCCTTTCTTCGATGGGATCAAGTGGCCATTAATACGCACGTATAGACCACCAGAGGAGGTCCGTGGTTTACTGGGGCTGAGGAGGAAATCGACGCTTATGAGCAGTAGGGTTTCTGCAACttgttcatcttcatcatcaaggagaaggcaTTGGCCTTGGACTTGGAAGGGCTTGGGAGATCTTCTGAAGTCAAGGAGGGTTTCCAAAGTGACTTTAGATATGAACTACCATTAA